A window of the Phalacrocorax aristotelis chromosome 9, bGulAri2.1, whole genome shotgun sequence genome harbors these coding sequences:
- the LOC142061775 gene encoding fibrinogen-like protein 1-like protein, whose amino-acid sequence MLWTSSAGFILFLLSHCTVPVSTKGAVVLANAHLLPQRGYERLGNTNEKDYPRDCFEIFQLSKGNSRDGLYIIQPKEDPIVVSCNMQDGGWTVIQHITANSTVDFDRTWQDYKYGFGSVHDNHWLGNEYMHQLTSSSVQYVLGVKLVNLNAEVKWGHYEPFLIEDEESQYRIRVGLYKGNATDALTLDTEAYLHDNQKFTTKDRDNDNYFQNCAKLEHNGVAGGGWWYDACAGANLNRRNVIYWQKDCNKQRVCKFAWMMIKPVDHSLSYQTKPCPCQKTEL is encoded by the exons ATGCTGTGGACGAGCTCAGCAGGATTTATTCTGTTCTTGCTCTCTCATTGCACTGTGCCAGTGAGCACCAAAGGAGCAGTGGTTTTGGCTAATGCCCACCTTCTCCCCCAAAGAGGTTATGAGAGACTGGGTAACACCAATGAAAAAG aCTACCCAAGGGATTGCTTTGAGATTTTTCAGCTCTCCAAAGGGAATTCCAGAGATGGTCTTTACATCATCCAACCAAAGGAGGACCCAATTGTTGTCTCTTGTAACATGCAGGATGGTGGCTGGACAGTAATCCAGCACATTACAGCCAACAGCACTGTTGACTTTGATAGGACCTGGCAGGATTACAAATACGGATTTGGCTCCGTTCATGACAATCACTGGTTAGGAAATGAATATATGCATCAGTTAACTAGCAGCTCTGTGCAATATGTACTTGGAGTTAAACTTGTAAACCTAAACGCTGAAGTCAAATGGGGACACTACGAACCATTCCTTATTGAAGATGAAGAGTCTCAATACCGAATCAGGGTTGGTTTATACAAAGGCAACGCCACTGATGCTCTGACCCTGGACACGGAAGCTTATCTCCATGATAACCAGAAGTTCACTACCAAGGACAGAGACAACgacaattattttcagaattgtgCTAAATTGGAACACAATGGCGTTGCTGGAGGAGGCTGGTGGTACGATGCGTGCGCCGGAGCAAATCTAAACCGTAGGAACGTGATATACTGGCAAAAGGACTGCAACAAGCAACGCGTGTGCAAGTTTGCATGGATGATGATCAAACCCGTTGACCACAGCCTCTCATATCAAACCAAACCCTGTCCGTGTCAGAAAACTGAACTGTAG
- the CHRM5 gene encoding muscarinic acetylcholine receptor M5: MEVNLFSNSTVVNSSSINHKQLQGHSLWEVITIATVTAIVSLITIVGNILVMISFKVNSQLKTVNNYYLLSLACADLIIGIFSMNLYTSYILIGHWSLGSLACDLWLALDYVASNASVMNLLVISFDRYFSITRPLTYRAKRTPKRAGIMIGLAWLISFVLWAPVILCWQYFVGERTVPPEECQIQFLYEPIITFGTAIAAFYIPVSVMTILYCRIYKETEKRTKDLAELQGSESVAEFEMIKPQKALLKSCFSCKQQNLVKRERCQASWSSSSRSTSATVKASQAASTCNDWAKPDQLTTCSSYASSEEEDKLAADSVFQVTYKSPSKGKGEEFDESMDVVVKDQPEENDFENQKYFLSPAKGHVQKSKKCVAYKFRLVVKADGTQEANNGCHKVKITPCSAALSKDPSIKSMDPNISNQITKRKRMVLIKERKAAQTLSAILLAFIITWTPYNIMVLISTFCSDCIPLTLWHLGYWLCYVNSTVNPICYALCNKTFRKTFKMLLFCQWKKKKVEEKLYWQGNTRLP; the protein is encoded by the coding sequence ATGGAAGTAAATTTATTCAGCAATTCTACTGTTGTAAACAGTTCATCCATCAACCATAAGCAGCTACAAGGGCATAGTCTCTGGGAAGTCATTACTATTGCCACTGTAACTGCAATTGTAAGCTTAATAACCATAGTGGGAAATATTCTTGTAATGATATCCTTCAAGGTTAACAGTCAGCTCAAAACTGTCAACAATTACTACTTGCTCAGCCTTGCCTGTGCAGACCTTATCATTGGAATATTTTCTATGAACCTTTATACATCCTACATACTCATAGGCCATTGGTCTCTTGGAAGCCTTGCCTGTGACCTGTGGCTAGCACTGGACTATGTAGCTAGCAATGCCTCAGTAATGAACCTCCTAGTCATCAGTTTTGACAGATATTTTTCCATCACAAGGCCTTTAACTTACAGGGCCAAGCGCACGCCCAAAAGAGCTGGCATCATGATTGGTCTTGCTTGGCTAATTTCCTTCGTGTTGTGGGCACCCGTAATCTTGTGCTGGCAGTATTTTGTGGGTGAACGAACAGTACCACCTGAAGAGTGCCAGATACAGTTTTTATATGAGCCCATTATCACCTTTGGTACTGCAATTGCTGCTTTTTACATTCCAGTGTCCGTGATGACCATTCTGTATTGCCGCATCTATAAAGAGACGGAGAAACGAACCAAGGACCTTGCTGAACTGCAGGGTTCGGAGTCTGTGGCAGAGTTTGAGATGATAAAGCCTCAGAAAGCTCTCCTGAAGTCTTGCTTCAGTTGCAAGCAACAAAATTTAGTCAAAAGAGAGAGGTGTCAGGCTTCCTGGTCTTCATCCAGTCGAAGTACGTCAGCGACAGTGAAAGCCTCTCAGGCAGCGAGTACGTGTAACGACTGGGCTAAGCCTGACCAACTAACCACCTGCAGCAGCTACGCATCTTCAGAAGAGGAGGATAAACTTGCTGCTGATTCCGTTTTCCAAGTAACTTACAAAAGTCCATCTAAAGGTAAGGGAGAAGAGTTTGATGAGAGTATGGATGTTGTTGTCAAAGACCAACCTGAAGAAAATGATTTTGAGAACCAGAAATACTTTTTGTCACCTGCCAAAGGCCACgtacaaaaaagtaaaaaatgtgtGGCCTATAAATTCCGGTTGGTGGTTAAGGCTGATGGCACCCAGGAAGCCAACAATGGTTGccataaagtaaaaataactccttgttctgctgctctgtcaAAAGATCCTTCCATCAAAAGCATGGATCCAAATATAAGTAACCAAATCACGAAAAGGAAACGGATGGTTCTTATAAAGGAACGCAAAGCAGCACAGACTTTAAGTGCTATTCTTTTGGCTTTTATCATCACTTGGACTCCCTACAATATCATGGTTTTGATCTCCACATTCTGCTCTGACTGCATTCCCCTGACACTGTGGCACCTTGGATATTGGCTCTGCTACGTGAACAGCACTGTTAACCCCATTTGTTATGCCCTCTGTAACAAAACTTTCAGGAAAACTTTTaagatgctgcttttctgccagtggaaaaaaaaaaaagtggaagagaAACTATACTGGCAGGGCAATACCAGACTGCCATAA